One Candidatus Zixiibacteriota bacterium genomic window, TCAACAATCCCTGAGAGGGGGGTAAGAAGCTCTGTCCTGTCACTCGGGTTGGACCCTGTCATGTAAAATATATATAAAGAATACTTTCTATTTTATATAATAATGTGAATTTATATAAAAATTTCATTGACTTTATATGATATTGACCGTTTTTTATATAAAAGATGATAATTATTTTATATGATTGATGGGAAAGAGATAAACACGATATGCTCAAGCTAGCTGGCTCAGACCAAACCTACTCCGCGGATGAGTTAGCAGGATTGCTGGCGCGAAGCACACCCGAGTGGCTTGAGTTGGCCGAACGTGTCAATTCTCCCAAGTATCTGTTTTGGGACAAGGCTCGTTATATGCCCAGACCGGAGGAACTGACAGACCGCGAGTTCTGGGCTTTCGTGACTTACCAGCGTCGCATGTCTCTGGGAAGATCTATGACCCCAATCCTTGACCGTCACTCGATCCCGTTTTCGTGGCTTCGGCTGCCGCATTTCGATCGCTTCCTTCATGAGTGCGATACTTACCTCTCGGACAAGTCTTCCGTTACCCATCGGCGTTCTCGACAGACCAACAAGCAACTCATATTGAGTGGGTTGATTGAGGAAGCCATCGCAACCGCGCAACTCGAAGGAGCCAGCACTACTCGCAAGGTGGCTAAGCAGATGCTCCTGGAGGGCCGCCGTCCAACGACGGATTCGGAGAGAATGATTCTGAATTCCTACAACGCCATGGTCGACATCGAAGAGGAAACCAAGCTCACGACGATGACCGGAGAGCGGCTGCTTGCCTTGCACACCACCCTTACTAAAGGCACCATCAAAGACTCCGAGGTTGGCCGGTTACGGTTCGAAGACGAGCCGATAGTGGTGGTTGAGGGTAGTGGCGCTATCACTCATGTTCCTCCTCGGACTGACGTAGTAGCGCGCGAATTGCCGCGGTTGATCGATTTTGCCAACGACAATATGCGTGAATCTGTCTTCCTGCATCCGGTCATCAAAGCGATCATGCTGCATTTCTGGCTGGCTTATCTGCATCCATTTACGGACGGTAATGGCCGCGCGGCCCGGGCTCTCATGTATTGGTATTTACTGCGCCATGGATATTGGACTTTCGCTTACATGCCGATGTCACTCATCATCAAGCGCGCTCCTGCCCAATACCGCGAGGCGTTCGTGTTCACCGAACAAGACGGCAACGACCTCACCTACTTCATAGACTATTCCCTCAAGAAGATGGAACAAGCGCAGTCGGAGTTCGAGAAATACCGCGCCGACAAACAGAGTGAAGCTCCTGCCATTCAACCGGAGTTGGTGGAGCGATACGGCATGAATACGCGGCAGGCACAGTTGCTCCGGTACTTACACAAAAGACCCGATGCATATACTACGATCAAGACGCACACGCGGCTTTATTCGGTCACCCGCCCGACGGCCCAGGCCGATCTCGAATCGCTGGAGAAACTCGGGTTTCTCTCCTCGCGCAAGGTCGGTAAATTCCGGCATTTTCTCCCAACCGAAAAGATAGCGGAACTTCTAAGCTGAGGCTAAGGCATCGATGAGGTGAGGGTGGAATCGTGAGGAAGCGTGTCGTACCAGGTCAGCATGCGGTTGCGGGCTTCATCGAAAGTGAGTGAATTGCTCAGATACGACTCGAGTGTCAGTTGTTCCTGTGCGAAGAGATAATTGGCCATGAGGCCGTAGAGAAAATACTCACGGGTGCGGCTGTCTTTGGGAACGTTCAACCATTGTCCGATACGATCGCGGAGCTTCACCGAATCGGCCTCAAGTCTCGGACGTGCGGCAAAATACTCGCAATATCCCTCGGCCTTCCAGTGCGGGATCGACAACACCGCGGCGTAACCGAGTCGTTCCTGAAGGAGTCCGTGAATCAGCTCGTGTGTCACGCATTGAGCGATCTCACCGGTGATCGAGCTGTAGGCATAGCGGTCGGTCGGCCGTTCGCGACGTAACTCCAGACCGGGCAGAGAGATGTAACTGTTGTCGAAAATACTCAGGTTGAAGCCGGGGACGGCATCCGGAACCAGAGCCAGGCGGGCGAACAGGTTGTAGTTGTCCTGCTCGCTGAAGAGGTAGACATCGGGTAAATGGCTGGAATCGTAAACCGGCACATGTTCATAGCGGGAGGTGATGTCGGCCAGAATAGCGGGCCAGTCGCCGTCGAAATCGAAATCGGCGTGAAAGGTGATATTGCCGAGTCGTTGTGTATGCGAGAACCAGACCGACGGCCAGGCGAGGGCGGCAAGCAGGAGGCAGACCGCCGCGACGGTGAATACGATCAGCCGCAGGAGCCATTTTATCATTTTCCGCGATGAAGACCGGCGTCTTTGTGCCGCAGGATGCAATTAACACCTCCGAGTAGATACAATCTGTCTACGTATCAACAACGGCGCAGTTCCGAAACTGTTAATCAGACTTTGACAAAATCATCAAACAATTTACATTGTTAATACACAAGAGTGCAACCAGCACGTCTTAAAGGAAGCGGGTGGTCGGGGAAAATCCCTGATGGAATTGCAGCGGGAGCTCTGCACTGTTTGAATAGTCGCACTCAGTAGTCCCTTATATATTTGGGAGGTTCGCGTAAATGAGACCTGCGAATGTAGTCACTGGAGTACAGCGACGGATATGTTCGGCGTCGATTATTGTCCTGGCGTTGATAATACTTTCCGTTCAGATACACGGTGCTCCTGCTGGCAATGTCCGCTTCGCACCGGGGCGAGTTATAATTAAGTACGCTGAGGAATTCTCGCCGAATCTAAAAACCGGCGTTGTCGGTGGTCTGGCAACATCGGGAATAGCCTCGGTCGACCAGCTCCACCGGCGATTCGGTGTTACACAACAACGATCTCTGCTTCACGAAACAACCGGTTATCCTGTTGGAATGAACGGACTCGACAGGCTCTGTATTCTCGAGTGCTCTGCCTCGGTCAATCTTGATTCCGTAGTTGCAGCCTATGCTTCGTTGCCGGAAATTGCCTGGGCCGAAAAGGACTATCTGATGGAGTTGTTCGAAGTCCCGAACGACAGTCTTTTCGCATACCAATGGTCACTTAACAATACCGGGCAGGAATATCCGGGAGTAGTCCGCCGCGATGGGAACTATAACGATACCCAGGAAATTACAACCGGCAGCGTCGATGCTGATATCGATGCCTTGGAGGTATTTGTTGCGGATCGGCAGACATCCTCTCCTCTGATCGGCATAATCGATGCCGGAATAGATCTCGACCACGAGGATCTGGTGGGACAGATTTGGGTCAATCCCGGAGAAGACCTTAATGGTAACGGAATAATCGAGTCGAGTGAAATTGACGGCATCGACAACGACGCCGATGGTTATATCGATGATTTCTACGGATGGGATTTCAGCGGCGATGTAGAACCGGAAATTGTAAACCAGGCCGGGATTGTCTATTTCCCCGACAATGATCCCACTGATTATCACGGCCATGGGACACACGTAACCGGCATTGCGGCCGCAGCGTCCGGGAATGGAATCGGCATCGCAGGGATTGCCTCGTCGTCCAGGGTTATGGCCCTGAAGGTGTTTCCTTACGCCTTTACTTCGGTTTGTGTCGAGGCGATTGTTTATGCTGCCGATCACGGCTGCGATGTGATCAACCTTAGCTGGGGAAGCAATTTCCCCTCCGTAGCGCTCAAAGAAGCACTCGATTATGCCGTTTCGCGCGGCACCCTGCCGGTAGCGGCTTCCGGTAATGCCGGTCATCTCGAGAACTTTCACAGCTATCCGGCGGCTTACGACAACACTCTTGCTGTCGGCGCCTCCAACAGTCTCGACGAAGTGACTTATTTCTCATCATACGGTGACCATATCGATGTAGTCGCTCCCGGCCGGGATATTTTATCGCTCCGAGCCGACAGTCTTGATCCTTATGAGCTTGAACCGTGGGTACATATCGTGGCCGAGCGGTATTACCTGATGGACGGCACGAGTATGGCTGCTCCGTGTGTCACCGGACTGGCGGCATATCTTCGTGCCCTAGCGCCGCAACTTGGGGTTGACAGCCTTCGACGCCTGATTGAATTGTCGGCCGATGATATCGTTTATCCATACGGCGGTGATAGCCTCTATGCACCCGGCAAGGATGTTTACAGTGGTTACGGGCGGGTAAATTTGAATCGTGCACTGGGTTTGGTAAGCGGACGATTGGTCGATATTGTCAAACCAGCCGTCAATCAGCCGGTTTCGGGAAAGGTGATCGTGACCGGTACCGCCTTGGGAGAAGCGGATGAGTTTTTCGTTCTCGAATACGGTGTCGGTTATGAACCGCAGTCATGGATCGAGATCGCCGGCGGACCTGCCGTTGTGTACAACGATACGCTGGGGGTGTGGAATAGTTCGGGTTTGGTTGGACGGTACTGCCTGCGTTTGAGTATTGGCGACACTGATAAGATAATCGTACCGGTTGTGATTGACAATGGTGTGCGGGTGGAGATCGACTCGCCCTCCGAGGGTGCTTCGCTTGCGGGGACGGTAGCAATATATGGTTCAACCGTACTGCCGAACTTCAAATCCTACCGTCTTGATTATTCCGGCAGTGTGTCTCCTTCCACCTTGACCGATATAACCGAGTCGACTCGGATGCGAGCCGATGAGTTGTTGGGAGAATGGCCGGTGTCGTTCCTTGAAACGGGTGAGTATGAAATTCATCTGACGGTTTTCCCCGATTCCGGTGAAGCGGTGAGTACGAGTGTTGCTGTTCATGTGGCAAGTTCGCTTCGTGATTTCTGGACTG contains:
- a CDS encoding Fic family protein, encoding MLKLAGSDQTYSADELAGLLARSTPEWLELAERVNSPKYLFWDKARYMPRPEELTDREFWAFVTYQRRMSLGRSMTPILDRHSIPFSWLRLPHFDRFLHECDTYLSDKSSVTHRRSRQTNKQLILSGLIEEAIATAQLEGASTTRKVAKQMLLEGRRPTTDSERMILNSYNAMVDIEEETKLTTMTGERLLALHTTLTKGTIKDSEVGRLRFEDEPIVVVEGSGAITHVPPRTDVVARELPRLIDFANDNMRESVFLHPVIKAIMLHFWLAYLHPFTDGNGRAARALMYWYLLRHGYWTFAYMPMSLIIKRAPAQYREAFVFTEQDGNDLTYFIDYSLKKMEQAQSEFEKYRADKQSEAPAIQPELVERYGMNTRQAQLLRYLHKRPDAYTTIKTHTRLYSVTRPTAQADLESLEKLGFLSSRKVGKFRHFLPTEKIAELLS